In Lotus japonicus ecotype B-129 chromosome 5, LjGifu_v1.2, one genomic interval encodes:
- the LOC130719938 gene encoding uncharacterized protein LOC130719938, translating to MTESFLFHESQLIEVGLNNAQPEEVPPPAFVPPCISIDVSHLFTTDQIFPTRDDLINWVHGIAIENGYVVLITKSDSGGNGSRKAYVMLGCEKHGKYVPYRDPDLVEGTRTQKTECPFRLKGRPMKNGIDRDWRLKVMEGTHNHEPARSLLGHNFVGRLNSEEKEQVEKMSKSWVPPRKMLLTLKENNPLNLTTISQIYGACKRLRKSLRGSLSL from the exons atgacagaatcatttttatttcatgaatcccaattgattgaagttggattgaacaatgctcaacctgaagaggtgccaccaccagcatttgtacccccgtgtataagtatagatgtctcgcatttatttacaactgatcag attttccctacccgtgatgatcttatcaattgggttcatggaattgcgattgaaaatggatatgttgtgttgatcacaaagtcagatagcggtgggaatggaagcagaaaagcttatgtcatgttggggtgcgagaagcatggtaagtatgttccctacagagaccctgaccttgttgaaggaacgagaacacaaaagacagaatgtccttttagactaaaaggacgacctatgaaaaatggcatagatagagattggcggctaaaggtgatggaaggtacacacaaccatgaaccagctaggtcactacttggccacaattttgttggtcgtctaaattccgaagagaaggagcaagtggaaaaaatgtcaaagagttgggttccaccgagaaagatgctgttgactttgaaggaaaacaatcctttaaacttgactaccatatctcagatttatggtgcttgcaagaggttaagaaaatccctccgcgggtcATTAAGTTTATAA
- the LOC130718953 gene encoding protein DETOXIFICATION 34-like, with protein MEAPLLTKTSTSDSDYLAVKSLKEANSIFWSETVVLWKIAVPAALTALFQFLLNSSTTIYAGHLGDAELSSISLYSSVMCAICFALIFGMSAGLGTLCGQAYGAGKVQSLGIYLQRSWIVALILVIILLPLYVYATPFLKLLGQENDIAELAGHYSILSIPYLFSYTINYPTQRFLQVQSKVNVIMFIAFIALVIHNVLLYLFIYVLSWGITGAAMASNLSSWVVAGGQVIYAVGWCKEAWTGLSWLAFKDLWGFARLAIASSLMMCFEQFYNPCIILLAGLLDNPVIAVGSYSICLNFAGWQMMLLIGVNIAVSVRISNKIGMQHPRAAKYSFLVTMFHSLLLGMVCMIAIFLSRDNLAIIFSNSRNMQLAVAELAYLLGLSMLINSASQVLSGVAIGSGWQVKVAYINLTCYYVVGIPLGLLLGFTAKAGVKGLWGGTLCGSILQVLCLLSVIWKTNWTKEVEQTAKRMQGSQLDPVKP; from the exons ATGGAAGCACCGCTTTTGACCAAAACTTCAACCTCAGATTCTGACTATTTGGCCGTGAAGAGCTTGAAGGAGGCTAACTCAATTTTCTGGTCAGAAACAGTGGTGCTATGGAAAATAGCAGTACCAGCTGCACTAACCGCACTGTTTCAATTCTTGTTAAACTCTTCCACCACCATCTATGCTGGTCATTTAGGAGACGCTGAGCTCTCTTCCATCTCTCTCTATTCCAGTGTCATGTGTGCCATCTGCTTTGCTTTGATT TTTGGGATGTCTGCTGGGCTGGGAACGCTTTGCGGGCAAGCTTATGGAGCAGGGAAAGTTCAATCTCTTGGAATTTACCTGCAAAGGTCATGGATTGTTGCACTCATCCTTGTTATAATTCTCTTGCCTCTCTATGTATATGCCACTCCATTCTTAAAACTACTAGGCCAAGAAAATGACATAGCTGAACTGGCTGGCCACTATTCAATACTATCCATTCCCTATTTGTTTTCCTACACCATCAATTATCCCACCCAGAGATTCCTTCAGGTCCAGAGTAAGGTTAATGTGATCATGTTCATAGCATTTATAGCCTTAGTTATACACAATGTGCTTCTTTACCTTTTCATCTATGTCCTCTCCTGGGGTATAACCGGGGCAGCTATGGCTTCTAACCTCTCATCGTGGGTGGTTGCTGGGGGTCAAGTTATCTATGCTGTGGGTTGGTGTAAGGAAGCGTGGACCGGGTTGTCATGGCTAGCTTTCAAGGATCTATGGGGCTTTGCGAGGCTAGCTATTGCCTCATCTCTAATGATGTGCTTTGAGCAATTTTACAACCCTTGCATTATACTCCTCGCTGGTCTACTTGACAATCCTGTAATTGCTGTTGGTTCATATTCTATCTG CCTGAACTTCGCAGGTTGGCAAATGATGCTGCTAATTGGAGTGAATATTGCTGTTAG TGTTCGGATCTCCAATAAGATAGGAATGCAGCATCCGAGAGCTGCTAAGTACTCTTTCTTGGTGACTATGTTCCACTCTCTCCTCTTAGGGATGGTGTGCATGATTGCTATTTTCTTAAGTAGAGACAATCTTGCTATTATCTTCTCAAACAGTAGGAATATGCAATTAGCTGTGGCTGAACTAGCATACCTTCTAGGTCTATCGATGCTTATAAATAGTGCTTCACAAGTGTTGTCAG GTGTTGCCATTGGAAGTGGATGGCAAGTGAAGGTAGCTTACATTAACTTAACCTGCTATTATGTGGTTGGTATCCCCCTTGGACTTTTACTCGGTTTCACGGCCAAAGCAGGGGTCAAG GGTCTATGGGGAGGCACACTGTGTGGCAGTATCCTTCAGGTGTTGTGCCTTTTATCTGTAATTTGGAAGACCAATTGGACCAAAGAG GTGGAGCAAACAGCGAAGCGTATGCAAGGCTCTCAGTTGGACCCGGTTAAGCCATAA